The sequence below is a genomic window from Macadamia integrifolia cultivar HAES 741 chromosome 1, SCU_Mint_v3, whole genome shotgun sequence.
ACCCACCCCCTTTAGACAGACCTAAAGAGGGGTAGATAAATCCCTTAACAAGCAGGACAGGCCCTGCATACTGCCATGTAAAAGATTATACAATCATCTCTTCATTAcattacttcctaaaataaacaGTGCGGCTGGCATCCAAGTCCACAAGACTTTGCAAGTCTTGAGGAAAATCTTCAGGGCGAATATTAGCTTCACCATCTCCTGTATCATATGTAGCCATAAAGTCAGCTGGACTATTGCTCTCCCTCCACACATGTATGATCTCTTTCCTTCCAAATTCCTTTAGCAAATGTAGAATCTTGCTTTTAAGAGTTTGGATTTCCCATGGTCCTTCAACCTGACCATTTATGATATCCACAGCTACCTTTGAGTCCGATCTAACTGATATGTGTaaaagattcaattttttacaTAAATCAACCCCCTTTAGCATTGCCATGAGCTCCATATATAAAACTGACCTTACTACCCCCTTTCCTGCAAAAGCCAGAATCGATTGTCCTCTACTGTCCCTTATAATTCCACCATAACCTGCCCTATCATGTGTTAGAGAACCATCACAATGGAGTGCCCACATTTTATCTGATGGAGGTACCCATTGACAAGTTCGTGGGGATATACTAGTCCATGTAACACCCAATCTCCAATTGTTCACCAAAAACTGATTTCTGCTATTGCAAATAGCTTTGAACCCAATAGCCTTACACCTATTTGTCACATCATCCATAATACAAGATACAATCTGGTCCTTAGTTCTTACCTTTCTTTTAAATATTCTTGCATTCCTTTCCTGCCATACATGCTGAATTGTAGCACATATGGCTAACCTTCCAACAACCTTAAGGTCATCTTCATCATAAAACTCATGCTTCATCCAGACAACAATGCTGGCGATGGATAAAGATTGAATCCCATTTTGAGAGCATAAGGCCATAATGCTCCGCCAGATGGAGGAAGTGAATTGGCACTGAAAGAAAAGATGATCCCTACTTTCAATACCAGCCCAACAGAAAATGCAGCTACTATTCACcccaacatttctttttaacaGATTCTCTTTTGTAGGTAGAGCATCCACAAGGCATCTCCAAGATGTAAAAGAATGCCTTGGAATATTACCACTAAACCAAATGGAGTTAGTCCAATTTACCTTATTCCCCCCGCTTCTAATAATTTCCCATGCTGACTTAGTGGTGAACTTCCCCTTGGGGTTCCCTTTCCAAACCACCTTGTCATGATCCATATGGTGTAACCTTTCTAAAGAAGGAAGGGCCCCCCAAGTCTGCATAAGTTGGAGTGTAATAGCTGGTCCTGGATTCCATCTCCCATCCCGCAAAATCTCCCAAACTTTTGCTAATCTATTTGAGGCAGCATCATGATGTATTCTATCCCCAAATTTATTAAGGAGAACTCCCAATGGATGCCAATTATCCAGCCATAATCTAGTATTTCTACCATCACCTATAAGGTGTAAGACATAGGGTTCCACTTGGCCTCTATACTTAATTATCTTTCTCCACACCCATGAAGCATCAGTTACTTGCTTAACAGTccaaatagaatcattttttaaatatctcTTATATATCCAGTCTACCCATATGCTCTTTTTATGAGATGCAATCCACCATATTAATTTCATAATCCCAGCAATATTCATATCTCTGATACGCTTTAGTCCAAGTCCTCCCTCTGACTTGGGTTTACAAACCGCATCCCAAGATATGAAATGTATCCTCCTTTTAAGCATAGGGCCTGAccataagaaatttgaaaaaagagaTTCAATCTTAGATATCACATTACCCGGCAATCCGAAGAGGCCTGACCAGTAGACATAGCATCCTTGCAATACTGAGGATATCAATTGAAGACGACCAGCATAAGATAGGAACCTTGACTTCCATCCCTCCAGCTTCTTCCGCATTAAACCAAGAATGGGAGCACAATCTGCCATAGATAATTTTCCAGCAATAAGTGGGACACCAAGATACCTAATAGGTAACTTTGTATCCCTAAAACCCGTCAATTCCAAAAGTTGCATTCTGCTACTTTGGGTAAGGCcccctaaaataatagaggacttaGCTCTATTGAGATGCAACCCAGAATAGGTAGCAAACTCACTTAGAGCCCCCATTGTAGCTGTAACAGATTCATGAACACCTTTCATGAAAATCATGAGGTCATCTGCAAAAATTAAGTGAGTCAAATGCAGAGCTCTACACCTTGGCATAAGAGAGATCCTTCCTTCTACCTCCAACTTTCTCATAATTCCTGAAAAACCCTCCATAGCTATAGTAAATAGATAAGGAGATAGTGGATCACCTTGTCTAATACCTCTTCCTCCCTCAAAATACCCTGTTGGACTTCCATTCACCAAAatagagaatgatggagatgtcACACAAGCTTTTATCCACCCTAAAAACTTCTTTGGGAACCTCATCTTTTCCATAACTTCAAACAAATACTTTCTGCTAAGAGAATCATAAGCTTTATGGAAATCAATCTTCATAATAGCTGAGGGGGTAGCTCTCCTACGATCAATTCCTCTGACAATGTCATGACATAACAAAATATTATCTGCAATTGATCTTTCTTTAATGAATGCAGACTGACATTCACTTACTACACCACCAATCACCATTTGCAATCTGTTGGTGATAatctttgttattattttatagATCATGTTGCATAAGGCAATTGGTCGAAATCCAGCAAAAGTAGACACATCCTCAGTCTTTGGAATGAGACTAATGAAAGTGGCATTTAAAGAATAAGGCATCTTGGATTTCCTGAAGAACCATTTTACTGCCAATGATAGGTCTTCCCCAATCAAATCCCAAGATGTCTTGAAAAACCTAGCACCAAACCCATCTGGTCCCGGGGCTTTGTGTTCCTTCATTGAAAACACCACTTGCCTAATCTCCTCATTTGACACACTTTTTTCCAACCCATCCTGCTGATCCGAGGTTAATACCCCATGTAAAGGTATGCCATCCGGGCAGAACCCATTATCCACCCAACCATGTCCAAATAGCCCCATATAAAATTCCATAGCCTCCTTCTTTATAAGCACAGGGTCATCCACCACTACCCCATCCCTTCTTTTAATCTCCATGATATTGTTCCTGTGTTGTCTGCACTTCATGGCATTATGAAAATATGAATTATTCCCATCTCCTAACTGCAACCATTTGATTCTAGACTTCTCCTTCAAGAACTTCTCCTCCACTTTCAACTTTTCCCACAACTTCTTCTGAGCTTCTTTTTCTAATACTACCAAAGCAGGATCACCTTGTGCTAGAGATAACCGTGATTGTACCTGATTTAATTCCGAATAAGCTTCCTTGACACCCATGAAAACATCCCCAAACTGAGTTTTGTTCCATCTTTTCAACTCATTCTTCACATTTTTAAGCCGGGCTGCAAACTTTAGAAGAggattcaaaatattattgaCAGGTAAATTCCACCCCCTTTCCACCACTTCCCCATACTCCTCATTATCAATCCATGCCTCAAAGAACCTGAATGGTTTTGGCCCAAAATTCCTTTCTTCCAACACTTTCATACAAAACGGACTATGATCAGACACCCCTGGACACAGGAAGTTTGCCTCAGAACACCTGAATTCATTAACCCAAGCATTGTTTACAAGCACCCTATCCAACTTGCAACAGATCCGCTCACTTCCTCCCTGATTATTACTCCAAGTATACTTCACCCCCTTCCATTTTAAATCCAGTAAATCCGCATCAAAGAGACACTGATTAAATTCATCAACAGCCCCCTGTCGAATCCCATCCCCTCCAAGCTTCTCATCCTGTCCTCTAACAACATTAAAATCTCCTAACACAACCCACTCCCTAGTCATACTTCTAGAAATAGATATAATGTCACTCCATAATTCTCTCCTTTCCTCCATAACATTTGAGGCATAGATGGCAGTACAAAAGTACTCCACTCCCGTTCCTAAAATACTCACTCTCATATGAATCAACTGActactcttcttcaattcttccaCTCTAAACATGCTAGACTCCCATCCTACCCATATTCGAGTAGTGCCACCCCTAGAGCCATTATGTAATGAGCTCCAACCATGCTTCAAAccagaaaaaatagagaaaacatTCTCCTCCCTGACCTTGGTTTCTACCAAAATTCCCATCGCTGCCTTAGTTTCAACCAATAAATTTTTCACCATCCTTTGTTTTTCAGGGGCATTAAGACCCCTAACATTCCAACATAATGTATTCATAACACCCTATTTCTTAGACCACTCCTCCGCACTCGCTTATTCCCCCTTCCATCACTGCTATTCCCTACTTGCAACTGCTTACCAATCTTTTCCACTCGATGAGGTAACAAGGGCACATGATTAGCTTTCGGCCAAtccttccccctcttcttttGAAAGCCCTCATTTTCAACCAGTAGAGAAGACAAAACCATACCATCAGAAACATTAGAATCAGTCAGCAAAGAATCCATACCTTGTGAATCACAATACTCCTCCGAAGAATCCATCGCTGCCAAATTTTGTTTCTCAAAATTCTCCTCCGTGCTTCCATCCACCAAAAAAGCCTCCTCTACGCCATCTCTCACAACAGCAGCCAGCCCATTACTCTCTAATGATGTCGGTACAGTCCCATTTACATAGATGAACTCCTCTCTCCCCATCGGCGTCAAACAGCCAGGCTTAAACTTTGATATCGCATGCAAAGGCAACTTTTCAACCCGTCTCTCTCCCACAATTCCCATACCAATCATACCATCAGAGTCCTCCTGAGCACGAACATCCTCACCAATAACCAAACTACTTTCATACACCACGTTCCCATTTAAACCAACACTGAGACCCTCCTCAATCATAGGACAGCAAGACATATCTTCTTGCGCCATTCCTAAATCAACTCCATGCAATTCAGTTGACAATTGATCAACTCCATCCTTTAGACCTCCATCCAACTCATCTCTTGATTTTCCAACCAGACACGTCATCCCTAAATCAGCTGCATGCACTTCGGTTGACAATTGATCAGCCCCAAACCGTTCACCCATATGAGAGTCCACCAAAGTAGAAACCACCCCAGCCGTGTCCAACACGTCTACCTCCTCATTAACCGCCACACCGAATCCAATTGGATTAGGCTCATCCAAAACAGAAAGTATATTCAAATGCAACTCCACCCCCTCCTCCACCAAACCTTCACTCACCTNAGATGTAAGATCACGGATGAGCAGAATAATTTCAGTCCAAAgtatttaagagagagagaacacagGATTGCATTAACCGAAGAAGGAGACATCATAACACACGACTATCAGACCAGTACTCTTTGGTCTTGACTCTCCGTTCTCAAATACAACTCAGTTTCAATTTATTATTAAGCACGCGAATCAAAACACTACAAAAATACGACGACCTAGCAATCCCTTGTGCCGAAGAAGCTGGTAATGTCAGCCTCATGCACAAGCTTTGGTGCAGAAGCATCGACGTTGAAATCCCCGGCATTTGCCTCCATGAAACCCCTCCGTTTTGCAAACATGAGCACAGTTCTTCTCATGGACGCACGTCCCTTTGTAGTGATGGCTCTGTGATTCGCAAAGTCTACCCTCTGCCACCTTCGGCCCCATCTCTATCAGCCAAAATCAAACAAACCCACTATTAGAATGAAGACTACTAAAAAACATATgtgcaaccaaaaaaaaaaactacatagAGTTTGGATCCTCTCCCCAGTTGGGGACCTCCCCACATGGGATCCAATTCTAGATCTTCAACCCATATGGTGAGGGTCAATCAAGTAGAATCTCCTACCATTGACTCCCTCTAACTCATAATCTAAATATTACTTGAACACAGAGATATCATTTGGGGAGGGTAACTCCTCTCCCCATATGGGAAGCTGATTCACACTAAAAAACTACTACTTCTACTCCTACGGTACTACTACCACAAAAATATCACAAGAGAACCCCATTTATAAAGAAATGGGTTCTCCTAAGGAGAATAGGAAgaactttgaactttgaactttgcTCGACTTAAAGAAGATAAGGGACTAGTGAAGAACCAGTAGCCATGAAAATTAACATGAGCACAAGAAGAGCTGAAAACAGTCGCATGCTACGCTCCATTGATAGCTTCTCagagacaagagagagagaaggatcaAGTAACAAAGAATTCAAACTACTACAATGTACGAGAGGAAGACAGCAATCCAGTGTTTAAATAGgcatttttcaaaatatttaccACACTAAAGTAAAACAAACATTCTTGATTTACgaaaaataatttcttaaaaCTAATGGCTTCACGTGTTTTCGCATAGAAATAtgggaaagaaacaaagataATAATAGTTTGAAAATGGATAATCTAACCTATCCACCGTCCTTCACGCCTCCACCAGTTCGGATTTCCCGTGGCGAGATATATTCTTATAGTACAAGTCAGCAGGGATGCGCTTGGTTGTGACCTAAAATGAAACAAGTTTATCTTGGTTCCCATAGCATTTTGAAAGGGAACCAAAGGATATATGAAATCAACTTATTAATTTAAGGTAAAAATTTTCTTCATTGGTGGCTGAGCGTTGGAACGATCTAGATGGGACTCTCCTCTCTTCCTATCTCTATCTCATCTTATTGCCTACGGCCACGCTGAATGGATTCATCATGGTCTTAGAAAAACTTGAttcttaatttaatttattattattttttattttcaattaaaaaatttaagGAATCTCCTAAGATACCATTTTTCGGTGGTcttatatggaaaaaaaaaaatgaagacgacaaggaagaagaagaagaagtgaatcTACTACATAGACATTTGGCCCAAGATTACAAGTACCTAGTAATGAAAATTATAATATAtgtgcagatttttttttcccgttaATAAGATGTGGGTTCATTGATCTCTCATTGGCAAAATAAGTACAGGTGGGGCCATGGAGAAAAGTTAAGGATCACCTAGGTATGTGATCTTTCGAAATAACACCTAATAACAAAATTGCAACTATTTGAATTGCAAGATGTTGTTGTCAACTCTAATCATCAGATAGCCATGGCAAGGTCTGGTGGATATTGGTCGCATTTCAAATTTCAGCCTTGAATTCAATAATGTACCCTTCCATGTAACAACATCATTACTATGTATATTCATGCATGCTTCTCCTCAATTGTATTGTGCACCATCTTCATAGTGTTGGATTCCCTGATGACTTGTTTTGCCATAGCCAATTTGGATTTGACAGAAATTTGGGATGTGGAAGGAAGTCTCAAAGTCAACTTGTTCACAAAATTTGGACCCTTGAAAGCTGCTATGTCACAAATATTTGATGTCAGGTGCCATATGATATATTCACCTAAATGGATGTCCAATTACAACACTCAATAAATTAAATATATTctcataattttgaaaaaaaaagctttAAAATTATAAGTTATATTCTTAACTTTTCCCTTGAATTGCTTGGAAATTACATTtattttatgcttcatttgtatGGATATAAAATGAGTGAACTATAATAAAGAAcaaattttgatgatataataAATTTGTTTTTAATCGTATATCATTAAAAACAATCATTGTCGATGAAAAGTTTTATGCAGGAGCTATTATTTTATGCACAAAAATTGTATATTGATTATGGTGAGTAAAATTGTCACTTACCAAGGTAGAAGTAAGTGACAAATTTACATAAAGAATAGCTTTTGATTAATGTTTCGGCTATTGTCAAATGTAATTAAtgtaaaccttttttttttttttggtgataatcaataaataatttcatttttattaaaagaaattatAATTACTTTATTTTGCGTCTAAGCATTTTTCACTGAAGCTAGTGAAATTATTTGAAGAGTGTTCTTAACCATTTTGCagtattctttttttaaatgaggGAAGATCAATTAGGTTGAGAGTTCATACATGATAAGAGAATGATGACTAGAAAGTTTGAAAGCCTGCCAACTTGACACATTGTAAATCTAGCCACCTATACAATTAATTAAGAGATGTATTTCTCATTTTAATTTTggctcactttttttttttctaccgaAAATATAGAGGCCAAAAGATTTATGATAGGGTCAACTATAGAAGGTAATGTAAACTTGTGCCACATGGTAAGACACGATGTGGAAAACTTAACTATTGGATGCCCAAGGGAATCGTTGggatcactgttagttaaaatgcgTTTTAAATGAGTTTAAAACGCGGTTgcatttttttgccgtttaaaatgagttttctcgtatgctattatacaatgcgaaaaaaaaaaacaaaaacgataaaagaatccattttaaacggccgttttaaacgcgtatccgttttttaagggtaaaataggaattttattaaaaaaaactattagtaaaagtgaagagtaaagacaatatggtacttggtttttggtttttaattccatactatctataggaaaaaaatctcagcTTCTTATAGCCCACTGAGTAAGGAGAAGTTAAAGCTAGCAATATCTCAttttcttatagcccattggactattttatcttgggactcccagagcttttggaacattagatgtatgtatacaggtaataatctctcaaattgcatgagtatactacattttttttgaaaactacacgtttaatactcgtaccattcgttttcgtccgtttgtcatttcttgttttttttgacatttttttgaccgtatcgttcattgtttttttttttttcgtttaaaactcgtaccgtacgtttctgtttttttgccgttcccattttaactaacagtggttgGGATTGAGATTTCAAAGTTATTCACCCTCACATGTATCTCAATGCATCCTTAATGCACCCTCTTGGTATTCCAATATTTGGAATGCTTTATTTTGTCAAATGGAAAAATTC
It includes:
- the LOC122085853 gene encoding defensin Ec-AMP-D1-like, with the protein product MERSMRLFSALLVLMLIFMATEMGPKVAEGRLCESQSHHYKGTCVHEKNCAHVCKTEGFHGGKCRGFQRRCFCTKACA